A single region of the Sphingomonas sp. LY29 genome encodes:
- a CDS encoding ABC transporter permease, producing the protein MGVASHTDNGPDESFRCVGSLTIGRAASTQREIDEAPDPLTIDVAGVEKIDTVGAWLLHRAVRDRNASIVGASESVQALLDQVAEADSPVKVRPDRRGGVTRTLDELGGWVAESGKTMKGLVGFLGAVLIGFATIIRRPKRFRLNAVIQRFDVVGVRALGIIGLMTFLIGIVIGQQGAVQLQQFGAEIYTINLIGRLTLRELATLMTAIMVAGRSGSAFAAQIGTMKITEEIDAMRTIGVSPVEALVIPRMLAAIVMMPLLSFYAMVMALIGGGIFVWVALGIPPLTFVQRLQEVVPITDLWVGLIKAPVFGFIIALTGCFQGMQVEGNSEEVGLRTTNAVVQSIFMVIVLDAVFAVFFSSVGWG; encoded by the coding sequence ATGGGGGTTGCGTCGCACACCGATAATGGACCTGATGAATCGTTCCGCTGCGTCGGTTCGTTGACGATCGGTCGTGCCGCCTCCACCCAGCGTGAAATCGACGAGGCCCCTGATCCGCTGACGATCGACGTCGCCGGGGTCGAAAAGATCGATACTGTCGGCGCGTGGCTCCTTCACCGCGCGGTCCGTGATCGCAATGCCAGCATCGTCGGCGCGAGCGAGAGCGTCCAGGCGCTGCTCGATCAGGTCGCGGAGGCGGACTCGCCGGTCAAGGTCCGCCCCGACCGTCGCGGCGGCGTGACCCGCACGCTCGACGAGCTTGGCGGCTGGGTTGCCGAAAGCGGCAAGACGATGAAAGGGCTGGTCGGCTTCCTCGGCGCGGTGCTGATCGGCTTTGCCACCATCATCCGCCGGCCCAAGCGGTTCCGTCTCAATGCCGTCATCCAGCGCTTCGACGTCGTCGGCGTTCGCGCACTCGGCATCATCGGGCTGATGACCTTCCTGATCGGTATCGTCATCGGCCAGCAGGGCGCGGTCCAGCTTCAGCAGTTCGGCGCCGAAATCTACACGATCAACCTGATCGGCCGCCTGACCCTGCGCGAACTCGCCACGCTGATGACTGCGATCATGGTCGCCGGCCGCTCGGGCTCCGCCTTCGCCGCGCAGATCGGCACGATGAAGATCACCGAGGAAATCGACGCGATGCGCACCATCGGCGTGTCGCCGGTCGAGGCGCTGGTGATCCCGCGAATGCTCGCCGCGATCGTGATGATGCCATTGCTATCCTTCTACGCGATGGTGATGGCGCTGATCGGCGGCGGCATCTTCGTGTGGGTCGCGCTCGGCATCCCGCCGCTGACCTTCGTCCAGCGCCTTCAGGAAGTCGTGCCGATCACCGACCTGTGGGTCGGGCTGATCAAGGCGCCGGTGTTCGGCTTCATCATTGCGCTGACCGGCTGCTTCCAGGGCATGCAGGTCGAAGGAAATAGCGAGGAAGTCGGGCTCCGCACCACCAACGCGGTGGTCCAGTCGATCTTCATGGTGATCGTCCTCGACGCAGTGTTTGCGGTCTTCTTCAGTTCGGTGGGCTGGGGATGA
- a CDS encoding GNAT family N-acetyltransferase, protein MTVTYRTAGPDDAEALARLGAATFSDTFGHLYDPADLALFLQSHTSANWARELSDPAFSVRVAELDGALVGYAKLGPPKLPFEPRGNAAELRQLYVVEACKGQGVAATLMNWVIDRARDLRADHLYLSVFTDNPRARRFYEKLGFEAEGTYAFMVGNHADEDIVMRLKL, encoded by the coding sequence ATGACCGTCACTTATCGCACCGCCGGACCCGACGATGCCGAGGCGCTCGCGCGTCTGGGCGCGGCGACCTTCAGCGACACCTTCGGCCATCTCTACGATCCCGCCGATCTCGCGCTCTTCCTCCAGTCGCACACGTCCGCCAACTGGGCGCGCGAATTGTCCGATCCCGCCTTTTCTGTACGCGTCGCCGAGCTGGACGGGGCGCTCGTCGGCTATGCCAAGCTCGGCCCGCCCAAGCTGCCGTTCGAACCGCGCGGAAACGCGGCCGAGCTTCGGCAGCTCTACGTGGTCGAGGCGTGCAAGGGGCAGGGCGTCGCCGCCACGCTGATGAACTGGGTCATCGACCGAGCGCGCGACCTTCGCGCCGACCATCTCTATCTGTCGGTCTTCACCGACAATCCGCGTGCGCGGCGGTTCTACGAGAAACTGGGGTTCGAGGCCGAGGGCACCTACGCCTTCATGGTCGGCAATCACGCCGACGAGGACATCGTCATGCGGCTGAAGCTGTGA
- a CDS encoding HAD-IB family hydrolase, whose translation MTDLAIYDMDRTVTQRATYTPFLIHCALRRAPWRLLFLPFGALSMLAYVAKVIDRGRLKEINHRLLLGHLRHPAELKPLVDSFAQATLANNIRPGAIAAIARDKAEGRRVVMATASYRFYARAIAEALGFDDCIGTNSIIGLDDRVHAKIDGENCYGPAKLTMLTDWLGKSALERGKVRFYSDHASDAPVFEWADEAVAVNPHDRLRRLAAQRGWAVEDWG comes from the coding sequence CTGACCGACCTTGCCATCTACGACATGGACCGCACCGTCACCCAGCGCGCGACCTACACACCGTTCTTGATTCATTGCGCGCTTCGCCGGGCACCGTGGCGCTTGCTGTTCCTGCCGTTCGGCGCGCTGTCGATGCTGGCCTATGTCGCCAAGGTCATCGATCGGGGGCGGTTGAAGGAAATCAACCATCGCCTGTTGCTCGGCCACCTGCGCCATCCCGCCGAATTGAAGCCGCTGGTTGACAGCTTCGCGCAAGCGACCCTGGCCAACAATATCCGCCCCGGCGCGATCGCGGCGATCGCCCGCGACAAGGCGGAAGGCCGCCGCGTGGTGATGGCAACCGCTAGCTATCGCTTCTACGCCCGCGCGATTGCAGAGGCGCTGGGCTTCGACGATTGCATCGGCACCAACTCGATCATCGGGCTCGACGATCGCGTCCACGCCAAGATCGACGGCGAGAATTGCTATGGCCCCGCCAAGCTGACGATGCTCACCGACTGGTTGGGCAAGTCGGCGCTGGAGCGCGGAAAAGTGCGCTTCTACTCCGACCACGCCAGCGACGCGCCCGTCTTCGAATGGGCCGACGAGGCGGTGGCGGTGAACCCGCACGACCGACTACGACGCCTCGCCGCGCAACGCGGCTGGGCGGTCGAAGACTGGGGCTAG
- a CDS encoding class I SAM-dependent methyltransferase — protein MTPASRPREDRPADPTFARLLRDRIAREGLITVGQYMAAANAHYYATRDPFGPAGDFVTAPEIHQMFGEMVGAALVDVWDRAGRPTAAIFAELGPGRGTLAADALRVMRGAGFAGEVHLVETSATLRKAQAGRVPDAVFHDTVEGLPERTLLLIANEFFDALPVEQWVGDEQRRVTLNEGGLAFTTDGDIRETSPDRSAAMAVIADRLARSGGAALIIDYGYAGGETGDTLQAVRGHAHADALQDPGEQDLTAHVDFAALATAARGAGAVPSRVVGQGSWLETLGIGVRASSLAARNPAQTEAIAAARRRLCDEAEMGRLFKVLGVRAPNWPDLAGLST, from the coding sequence GTGACTCCCGCCTCCCGTCCGCGGGAGGACCGGCCCGCCGACCCGACGTTCGCGAGGTTGCTACGCGACCGCATCGCCCGCGAGGGATTGATCACGGTGGGCCAGTATATGGCCGCGGCGAATGCGCACTATTACGCCACCCGCGACCCGTTCGGTCCCGCCGGCGATTTCGTTACCGCCCCCGAAATTCACCAGATGTTCGGGGAAATGGTCGGCGCGGCACTGGTCGACGTGTGGGATCGGGCAGGGCGGCCGACGGCGGCGATCTTTGCCGAACTGGGGCCGGGACGCGGAACGCTTGCCGCCGATGCACTAAGGGTGATGCGCGGCGCGGGATTTGCCGGCGAGGTCCATCTGGTCGAGACGAGCGCGACGCTCCGCAAGGCGCAGGCCGGGCGCGTGCCGGACGCCGTGTTTCACGACACGGTCGAGGGTCTTCCTGAACGCACGCTTCTGCTGATCGCCAACGAATTCTTCGATGCGCTTCCGGTCGAGCAGTGGGTTGGGGACGAGCAGCGGCGCGTCACGCTGAATGAAGGCGGTCTCGCTTTCACTACCGATGGCGACATTCGCGAGACCTCGCCGGATCGATCCGCGGCGATGGCCGTGATCGCCGACCGGTTGGCCCGGTCCGGCGGCGCCGCGCTGATCATCGATTATGGCTATGCCGGGGGCGAAACCGGCGACACGCTGCAGGCCGTCCGCGGCCATGCCCATGCCGATGCGCTGCAGGATCCCGGCGAGCAGGACCTCACCGCGCACGTCGATTTCGCCGCCCTCGCGACCGCCGCCCGAGGCGCAGGCGCTGTCCCGAGCCGCGTCGTCGGCCAGGGAAGCTGGCTCGAGACGCTCGGCATCGGCGTCCGCGCCTCGAGCCTTGCCGCGCGCAATCCCGCCCAGACCGAGGCGATCGCCGCCGCCCGCCGCCGTCTGTGCGACGAGGCGGAGATGGGGCGACTGTTCAAGGTGCTCGGCGTCCGGGCGCCCAACTGGCCCGATCTCGCAGGACTATCGACATGA
- the pgeF gene encoding peptidoglycan editing factor PgeF, translating into MSLDVVRVATLGAVPHGFFGRAGGVSTGAVAGLNCGLGSDDDPAAVATNRRLAADALSPGAPLTSVYQIHSADTVVVTEAVEGDARPRADALVTDRPGLLLGIVTADCAPVLLADVEAGVVGAAHAGWRGAVGGVTDSAIASMLTLGARVDRIVAAVGPCIARASYEVDRAFADRLIADDADNERFLVEAGDRPHFDLEAYVVARLAAAGVRRVEATGLDTYALEDRFYSFRRSTHRGEPTYGRMLSAIGLPA; encoded by the coding sequence GTGAGCCTCGATGTCGTCCGCGTGGCGACGCTTGGCGCGGTGCCGCATGGTTTCTTCGGCCGCGCGGGGGGCGTGTCGACGGGCGCGGTCGCGGGGCTCAATTGCGGGCTCGGCAGCGATGACGATCCGGCCGCGGTCGCGACCAACCGTCGCCTCGCCGCCGATGCGCTGAGCCCCGGCGCTCCGCTCACCAGCGTCTACCAAATTCATTCGGCCGACACGGTAGTGGTCACCGAAGCCGTCGAGGGCGACGCCCGTCCGCGCGCCGATGCGCTGGTCACCGACCGGCCCGGTCTGTTGCTTGGCATCGTTACCGCCGATTGCGCGCCGGTTCTGCTCGCCGACGTCGAGGCCGGCGTGGTCGGCGCCGCGCATGCCGGTTGGCGCGGCGCGGTTGGCGGCGTCACCGATTCCGCCATCGCCTCCATGCTGACGCTGGGCGCCCGGGTCGATCGCATCGTCGCCGCGGTCGGCCCATGCATCGCCCGGGCGAGCTACGAGGTCGATCGCGCCTTCGCCGACCGCCTGATCGCCGACGATGCCGACAATGAGCGCTTCCTGGTCGAAGCGGGCGACCGTCCGCATTTCGACCTCGAAGCCTATGTCGTCGCGCGCCTCGCCGCAGCGGGCGTTCGCCGCGTCGAGGCGACCGGTCTCGACACCTACGCGCTCGAGGACCGCTTCTACAGCTTTCGCCGCTCGACCCATCGCGGCGAGCCGACCTACGGGCGGATGCTCAGCGCGATCGGCCTCCCGGCCTAG
- a CDS encoding ABC transporter ATP-binding protein, which yields MSDDTIISVRGLRNSFGESVVHEGLDLDVRRGEILGVVGGSGTGKSVLMRSIIGLQVPDEGEVHVLGENMVGRDELEAKNIRRRWGILFQNGALFSTLTVAENVQVPIREYFPFIQPPLLDEIAGYKIRMSGLPADAGPKYPSELSGGMRKRAGLARALALDPELLFLDEPTAGLDPIGAAAFDELIKGLKEKLELTVFLITHDLDTLWAICDRVAVLSDKKVVAVGTIEELLKMDHPWIQEYFNGPRGRAAVAGLKEK from the coding sequence ATGAGCGACGACACGATCATCTCGGTCCGCGGGCTTCGCAACAGCTTCGGGGAATCGGTCGTCCACGAAGGCCTCGACCTCGACGTCCGCCGCGGCGAGATCCTCGGCGTCGTCGGCGGATCGGGTACCGGCAAATCGGTGCTGATGCGCTCGATCATCGGCCTGCAGGTCCCCGATGAGGGCGAAGTTCATGTGCTCGGCGAAAACATGGTCGGCCGCGATGAGCTGGAGGCGAAGAACATTCGCCGCCGCTGGGGCATCCTGTTCCAGAACGGCGCCTTGTTCTCGACGCTGACCGTGGCTGAGAACGTCCAGGTTCCGATCCGCGAATATTTCCCGTTCATCCAGCCGCCGCTGCTCGACGAGATTGCGGGCTACAAGATCCGGATGTCGGGCCTTCCCGCCGATGCGGGTCCGAAATATCCGTCCGAACTGTCGGGCGGGATGCGTAAGCGCGCCGGCCTCGCCCGCGCGCTCGCGCTCGATCCCGAACTGCTGTTTCTCGACGAACCGACCGCGGGTCTCGACCCGATCGGCGCGGCGGCGTTCGACGAACTGATCAAGGGCCTGAAGGAAAAGCTCGAGCTAACCGTCTTCCTCATTACCCACGACCTCGACACCCTGTGGGCGATCTGCGACCGCGTCGCGGTGCTCAGCGACAAGAAGGTCGTGGCCGTCGGGACGATTGAAGAATTGCTCAAGATGGACCATCCTTGGATTCAAGAATATTTTAACGGGCCCCGCGGCCGCGCCGCCGTCGCCGGTCTGAAGGAAAAGTAA
- a CDS encoding class I adenylate-forming enzyme family protein, whose product MSASPLDLKFDAVLAAVTGPGGRVVIDRDDQGRAIVANFPATLPMFFKTFCTLNGAVEAVVAGSERLTFAALDEISDEVARGLVARGIAKGDRVGIAMRNCPAWIVGYMAALKAGAIATLINGWWQVEELDHALALTEPRLILADEPRAHRIGATRFAGDVVSVDIAKPAREAFADTIESGEGGTADLPQVAPDDPATILFTSGSTGDAKGALSTHRAVTTGVYAYATGLMTLLGILQSEGRPPANPPRTLVNVPLFHVTGEDPVLLNSFVIGRGMVLMPKWDAGEALRLIEREKITYFVGVPTMSLELMNHPDCGNYDLSTLTDIAGGGAPRPVAHVDRLKQAFPNSQPALGYGLTETNAVGCSNFWGNYADKPSSTGRAQAPYVELAILGENDAHLPPNERGEIGIKSAANIEGYWKNDAATAAAFTADGFMKTGDIGYLDDEGYLFIVDRKKDIIIRGGENIAAAEVEAALYACEGIAEAAVFGVPDERLGEVPVAVLHRREGSTLSEADLRKFLDGRLAAFKVPARMEFADAPLPRLGTGKIDRVALKQKLTD is encoded by the coding sequence ATGTCCGCATCCCCGCTCGACCTGAAATTTGACGCGGTGCTGGCCGCGGTCACCGGGCCCGGGGGACGCGTCGTCATCGATCGCGACGATCAGGGACGCGCGATCGTCGCCAACTTCCCGGCGACTTTGCCGATGTTCTTCAAGACCTTCTGCACGTTGAACGGCGCGGTCGAGGCAGTCGTCGCGGGGTCGGAGCGCCTAACCTTCGCCGCGCTCGACGAGATTTCGGACGAGGTCGCGCGCGGCCTCGTCGCCCGCGGAATCGCCAAGGGCGACCGCGTCGGAATCGCCATGCGCAACTGCCCGGCGTGGATCGTCGGCTATATGGCGGCATTGAAGGCCGGCGCGATCGCGACGCTGATCAACGGCTGGTGGCAGGTCGAGGAACTCGATCATGCGCTGGCACTGACCGAACCCAGGCTGATCCTGGCCGACGAGCCGCGCGCCCACCGCATCGGCGCAACGCGCTTTGCCGGGGACGTCGTTTCGGTCGATATCGCCAAGCCTGCCCGCGAAGCTTTTGCCGACACGATCGAGTCGGGGGAGGGAGGCACGGCCGACCTGCCGCAGGTCGCTCCGGACGATCCCGCGACGATCCTGTTCACGTCCGGATCGACCGGCGACGCCAAGGGCGCGTTGTCGACCCATCGTGCGGTGACGACCGGGGTTTACGCCTATGCCACCGGGCTGATGACGCTGCTCGGCATCCTGCAGAGCGAGGGCCGCCCGCCCGCCAACCCGCCGCGCACGCTGGTCAACGTGCCGCTGTTCCACGTCACCGGCGAAGATCCGGTGCTGCTCAACAGCTTCGTTATCGGGCGCGGCATGGTGTTGATGCCCAAGTGGGATGCGGGCGAGGCGCTGCGCCTGATCGAGCGCGAGAAGATCACCTATTTCGTCGGCGTCCCGACGATGAGCCTCGAGCTGATGAACCATCCCGACTGCGGCAATTACGACCTGTCGACGCTGACCGACATCGCCGGCGGGGGCGCGCCGCGCCCGGTCGCGCATGTCGACCGGCTCAAGCAGGCCTTCCCCAATTCGCAGCCCGCCCTCGGTTACGGCCTGACCGAGACCAACGCGGTCGGGTGCAGCAACTTCTGGGGCAATTACGCCGACAAGCCTTCCTCCACGGGCCGCGCGCAGGCGCCCTATGTCGAGCTGGCGATCCTCGGCGAGAATGACGCCCACCTGCCGCCCAACGAGCGCGGCGAGATCGGCATCAAGAGCGCCGCGAACATCGAAGGCTATTGGAAGAACGATGCGGCAACGGCCGCCGCCTTCACCGCCGACGGTTTCATGAAGACCGGCGACATCGGCTACCTCGACGACGAAGGCTATCTGTTCATCGTCGACCGCAAAAAGGACATCATCATCCGCGGCGGCGAGAATATCGCCGCGGCCGAGGTCGAGGCCGCACTCTACGCCTGCGAGGGCATTGCCGAGGCGGCGGTGTTCGGGGTCCCCGACGAACGGCTGGGCGAAGTGCCGGTCGCGGTGCTCCATCGCCGCGAGGGCAGCACGTTGAGCGAGGCGGATCTTCGCAAATTCCTCGACGGCCGGCTGGCGGCCTTCAAGGTGCCCGCACGGATGGAGTTCGCCGACGCGCCGCTTCCCCGGCTTGGCACCGGCAAGATCGACCGCGTGGCGCTCAAGCAGAAACTCACCGACTGA
- the lgt gene encoding prolipoprotein diacylglyceryl transferase, with protein sequence MSVVSVVLGAQQAIAFPDLGLSPVALDLGFFQLRWYSLAYLAGIFLGYWYLLKLLKQPGAPMARRHADDLVFYASLGIIFGGRLGYVLFYNLPYYVANPLDILKLWDGGMSFHGGVIGTSLGILYLARKEKLPWLRLHDYVACCVPLGLLFGRLANFVNGELWGAPTNVPWAIRFVEIGAGGMQALGPPRHPSQLYEAILEGLVVMAILAFMFWRTQARYEPGKLVGAFIFFYGIFRFGVEFVREPDAQLTEFAQATGLHMGQWLTVPMIVGGLYLMATAKKRRTRVEPTLGVESVA encoded by the coding sequence ATGAGTGTCGTTTCGGTAGTTTTGGGTGCGCAGCAGGCGATCGCCTTTCCCGACCTGGGATTGTCGCCGGTCGCGCTCGACCTCGGCTTCTTCCAGTTGCGCTGGTACAGCCTTGCCTACCTTGCCGGGATTTTCCTCGGCTATTGGTATCTGCTCAAGCTGCTCAAGCAGCCCGGCGCGCCGATGGCCCGCCGTCATGCCGACGATCTCGTCTTCTATGCCTCGCTCGGGATCATCTTCGGCGGGCGGCTCGGCTACGTGCTGTTCTACAATCTGCCTTATTACGTCGCGAACCCGCTCGACATCCTGAAGCTGTGGGACGGGGGCATGAGCTTCCATGGCGGCGTCATCGGCACCTCGCTTGGCATCCTCTACCTAGCGCGAAAGGAGAAGCTGCCGTGGCTTCGCCTTCACGACTATGTCGCCTGCTGCGTTCCGCTTGGCCTGCTGTTCGGACGGCTCGCGAACTTCGTCAACGGTGAGTTGTGGGGGGCGCCGACCAACGTGCCGTGGGCGATCCGCTTCGTCGAAATCGGCGCCGGCGGGATGCAAGCGCTCGGGCCGCCGCGTCATCCGAGCCAGCTATACGAAGCGATCCTCGAAGGCCTCGTCGTCATGGCGATCCTCGCCTTCATGTTCTGGCGCACGCAGGCGCGGTACGAGCCGGGCAAGCTCGTCGGCGCCTTCATTTTCTTCTACGGAATCTTTCGCTTCGGGGTCGAATTCGTGCGCGAGCCCGATGCCCAGTTGACCGAGTTCGCGCAGGCGACCGGACTGCACATGGGGCAGTGGCTGACCGTGCCGATGATCGTCGGCGGCCTCTACCTGATGGCCACCGCGAAGAAGCGGCGCACCCGGGTCGAACCGACGCTGGGCGTGGAAAGCGTGGCGTGA
- a CDS encoding NTP transferase domain-containing protein, which translates to MTDVAWTALVLAGSRPGRDAFAEAHDTDLKALIPVGGVPMVARPVAALLASPQIGRVRVLAQQAGRIAAVLPRDESLSIEASGATIAATLDAILSDPATRYPLVVTTADHALLDPAMIADFCRHAAGADVAIGLVERRALIARLPETQRTWLRFRGGAYSGANLFAFGSPAAARAVGLWRSVEQDRKKGWRMIAALGPLTLVGAALRLRSLDETLATVGRKLNLSIRKVELANPLGAVDVDKPADHALVTAILEGRA; encoded by the coding sequence ATGACCGACGTCGCATGGACCGCCCTTGTCCTGGCCGGGTCGCGGCCGGGACGCGATGCTTTTGCCGAAGCGCATGACACTGACCTCAAGGCGCTGATCCCGGTCGGCGGAGTGCCGATGGTGGCGCGGCCGGTCGCGGCGCTGCTCGCCAGTCCCCAGATCGGGCGGGTGCGCGTGCTTGCCCAGCAGGCCGGCCGGATCGCCGCAGTCCTGCCACGAGACGAGTCGCTGTCGATCGAGGCGTCGGGCGCGACGATTGCCGCGACGCTCGACGCGATCCTGTCGGATCCGGCGACGCGCTATCCGTTGGTGGTGACGACCGCCGATCATGCCCTGCTCGATCCGGCGATGATCGCCGACTTTTGCCGACACGCGGCTGGCGCCGACGTCGCCATCGGCCTGGTCGAGCGGCGCGCCTTGATCGCTCGCCTGCCCGAGACGCAGCGGACATGGCTTCGCTTTCGCGGCGGGGCCTATTCGGGCGCCAACCTGTTCGCGTTCGGCAGCCCGGCCGCGGCGCGCGCGGTCGGGCTGTGGCGCTCGGTCGAGCAAGACCGCAAGAAAGGATGGCGAATGATCGCGGCGCTTGGCCCGCTGACGCTGGTTGGCGCGGCGCTGCGCCTGCGCAGCCTCGACGAGACTCTCGCCACGGTGGGACGGAAGCTCAATCTTTCGATCCGCAAGGTCGAGCTCGCCAATCCGCTCGGCGCGGTCGATGTCGACAAGCCCGCCGACCACGCCCTCGTCACTGCCATCCTGGAGGGCCGCGCGTGA
- a CDS encoding CDP-alcohol phosphatidyltransferase family protein, whose amino-acid sequence MTSKVESGEKPLFLTVGANPAKAFGMDAAARANALAIKAGLEPASTPIPGRAAVYADLNWAWDPEWLVTMADAPGRTLVKDGHPVIAHVVADADVRAVTSAMEQGQTIAADEATMDADTADFAYRKLRKRERPFVMRLTSENVDAVERASYDASYKGVTDALTLYLWRKPAFYLTRWAALAGLSPNAITAVGAIFCVAAFFLFYNGHYWSGIASGFVFMVLDTVDGKLARCTGQSSHWGNIFDHGIDLIHPPFWWWAWAEGLNEYGRPFERVYELLIVGAIVFGYVAQRLIEGIFVRRFGMHIHVWRRIDSRFRLITARRNPNMVILVAALLIQRPDVGIELVALWTILSLIFHAVRLAQANGRRDRGRPVVSWLTE is encoded by the coding sequence ATGACGAGCAAAGTCGAGAGCGGCGAGAAGCCCCTGTTCCTCACCGTCGGGGCCAACCCGGCGAAGGCGTTCGGAATGGACGCCGCGGCGCGCGCCAACGCGCTGGCGATCAAGGCGGGACTGGAGCCGGCGTCGACGCCGATTCCAGGCCGCGCCGCAGTCTACGCCGATCTGAACTGGGCGTGGGATCCCGAATGGCTAGTGACCATGGCCGACGCCCCCGGGCGGACGCTGGTCAAGGACGGCCACCCCGTCATCGCGCACGTCGTCGCCGATGCTGACGTCAGGGCAGTCACCAGCGCGATGGAGCAGGGACAGACCATCGCCGCAGACGAGGCGACGATGGACGCCGACACCGCCGACTTCGCCTATCGCAAGCTGCGCAAGCGCGAGCGGCCGTTCGTGATGCGGCTGACCTCTGAGAACGTCGATGCGGTCGAACGCGCATCCTATGACGCGAGCTACAAGGGCGTCACCGACGCGCTGACGCTCTACCTGTGGCGAAAGCCCGCCTTTTACCTGACGCGTTGGGCCGCGCTCGCGGGCCTGTCGCCCAATGCGATCACCGCGGTTGGGGCGATCTTCTGCGTCGCCGCCTTCTTCCTGTTCTACAACGGGCACTACTGGAGCGGCATCGCCTCGGGCTTCGTCTTCATGGTGCTCGACACCGTCGACGGGAAGCTGGCGCGCTGCACCGGCCAGTCGTCGCACTGGGGCAACATTTTCGACCATGGCATCGACCTCATCCACCCGCCCTTCTGGTGGTGGGCGTGGGCCGAGGGTCTCAACGAATATGGCCGCCCGTTCGAGCGGGTTTACGAACTGCTCATCGTCGGCGCGATCGTGTTCGGATACGTCGCCCAGCGACTGATCGAGGGGATCTTCGTCCGCCGCTTCGGAATGCATATCCACGTGTGGCGGCGGATCGACAGCCGCTTCCGCCTGATCACCGCGCGGCGCAATCCCAACATGGTCATCCTGGTCGCGGCGCTGCTGATCCAGCGTCCCGACGTGGGCATTGAGCTGGTCGCGCTTTGGACCATCCTGTCGCTGATCTTCCATGCGGTGCGGCTGGCGCAGGCCAATGGTCGTCGCGACCGCGGTCGCCCGGTGGTGAGCTGGCTGACGGAATGA
- a CDS encoding cystathionine gamma-synthase family protein, with protein sequence MTNTRRPKDAATTIGNHKLDPSTLMMGYGFDPALSEGSLKPPIFLTSTFVFERAADGKRFFEGITGKRPGGGMDGLVYSRFNGPNQEILEDRLALWEDAEEALTFSSGMTAITTLFLTFVRPGDVIVHSGPLYAATETIINKILGQFGVKYVDFPAGATREEIDAVIESAKTMGRVSLIYLESPANPTNALVDVEAVRDARAAAFDADALPPIAIDNTFLGPLWAKPLEQGADISVYSLTKYAGGHSDLVAGGLTGSKALLGQVRMIRNTMGGICDPHTAWQLMRSLETLELRMTRAGENAEKVCAFLRHHPKVESVGYLGFLEPGSRQADIYNRHCSGAGSTFSLYLKGGEAEAFAFLDALKIAKLAVSLGGTETLASAPAAMTHLSVPDERKAALGISDNLVRISIGVEKAEDLIADFEAALNAV encoded by the coding sequence GTGACCAACACCCGCCGCCCCAAGGACGCCGCCACCACCATCGGCAACCACAAGCTCGATCCGTCGACGCTGATGATGGGCTATGGCTTCGATCCCGCACTCAGCGAAGGGTCCTTGAAGCCGCCGATCTTCCTCACTTCGACCTTCGTGTTCGAACGCGCGGCCGACGGGAAGCGCTTCTTCGAAGGCATCACCGGCAAGAGGCCGGGGGGCGGCATGGACGGCCTTGTCTATTCGCGCTTCAACGGTCCCAACCAGGAGATCCTTGAGGATCGCCTCGCTCTGTGGGAAGATGCCGAGGAGGCGCTGACCTTCTCCAGCGGCATGACCGCGATCACCACGCTGTTCCTGACCTTCGTTCGTCCCGGCGACGTCATCGTCCACTCGGGCCCGCTCTATGCGGCGACCGAAACCATCATCAATAAGATCCTCGGCCAGTTCGGGGTGAAGTATGTCGACTTCCCCGCCGGCGCGACCCGCGAGGAAATCGACGCGGTGATCGAGAGCGCCAAGACGATGGGCCGCGTCAGCCTGATCTATCTCGAAAGTCCGGCCAACCCGACCAACGCGCTGGTCGATGTCGAGGCGGTCCGCGACGCCCGTGCCGCCGCGTTCGACGCCGACGCGCTCCCGCCGATCGCGATCGACAACACCTTCCTCGGCCCGCTGTGGGCCAAGCCGCTCGAGCAGGGCGCCGACATCAGCGTCTACAGCCTGACCAAATATGCCGGCGGGCACAGCGACCTCGTCGCCGGCGGCCTCACCGGCAGCAAGGCGTTGCTCGGTCAGGTCCGCATGATCCGCAACACGATGGGCGGCATCTGTGATCCGCACACCGCGTGGCAGTTGATGCGCAGCCTCGAAACGCTCGAGCTGCGCATGACCCGCGCGGGCGAAAATGCCGAAAAGGTCTGCGCCTTCCTCCGCCATCACCCGAAGGTCGAGAGCGTCGGCTATCTAGGCTTCCTTGAACCCGGCTCGCGCCAGGCCGACATTTACAACCGCCACTGCAGCGGCGCTGGCTCGACCTTCTCGCTCTACCTGAAGGGCGGCGAGGCCGAGGCCTTCGCCTTCCTCGACGCGCTGAAGATCGCCAAGCTCGCCGTCAGCCTGGGCGGCACCGAAACGCTGGCGTCGGCGCCGGCGGCGATGACGCACTTGTCGGTCCCCGACGAGCGCAAGGCCGCGCTCGGGATCAGCGACAACCTTGTGCGCATTTCGATCGGCGTGGAGAAAGCGGAAGATTTGATTGCCGACTTTGAAGCCGCACTGAACGCCGTCTGA